One part of the Arabidopsis thaliana chromosome 1 sequence genome encodes these proteins:
- the TPR2 gene encoding Tetratricopeptide repeat (TPR)-like superfamily protein (Tetratricopeptide repeat (TPR)-like superfamily protein; FUNCTIONS IN: binding; INVOLVED IN: biological_process unknown; LOCATED IN: cellular_component unknown; EXPRESSED IN: 22 plant structures; EXPRESSED DURING: 13 growth stages; CONTAINS InterPro DOMAIN/s: Tetratricopeptide-like helical (InterPro:IPR011990), Tetratricopeptide repeat-containing (InterPro:IPR013026), Tetratricopeptide repeat (InterPro:IPR019734); BEST Arabidopsis thaliana protein match is: Tetratricopeptide repeat (TPR)-like superfamily protein (TAIR:AT1G56440.1); Has 5277 Blast hits to 4657 proteins in 398 species: Archae - 14; Bacteria - 308; Metazoa - 2191; Fungi - 837; Plants - 950; Viruses - 0; Other Eukaryotes - 977 (source: NCBI BLink).), producing MALWMDAGATPTTEKEKADLEAISALKESTAIEFKEEGNECVRKGKKHYSEAIDCYTKAISQGVLSDSETSILFSNRSHVNLLLGNYRRALTDAEESMRLSPHNVKAVYRAAKASMSLDLLNEAKSYCEKGIENDPSNEDMKKLLKLVNSKKQEKEQHEAQASQAVVEAKACLSAIENRGVKIGKAMYRELTGLKKPMLDKNNILHWPVLLLYAEAMTSDFVEDFCETDMFATHLDMMFSEDSPPLPWDKNNEYSRDVIELYYEASSGTPLPRSRVLQYLLEGTKGSQAETTGEEDTSATKTPSYLKGSSGMVKVNERRTLHDVLKEPKFVIPEIPVFYIVSKRSKFYKDFTAGKWTPPN from the exons ATGGCGCTATGGATGGACGCTGGAGCGACGCCGACCACGGAGAAGGAAAAGGCTGATCTTGAAGCTATTTCTGCTCTCAAAGAATCCACCGCCATCGAATTCAAA GAAGAGGGCAATGAATGTGTAAGGAAAGGGAAAAAGCATTACTCTGAGGCGATTGATTGTTACACGAAAGCCATTAGTCAGGGAGTTCTAAGTGATTCAGAGACCTCTATTTTGTTCTCGAATCGATCCCATGTTAATCTACTCTTAGGCAACTATCGGCGTGCCCTCACCGATGCTGAGGAATCAATGAGGTTATCTCCTCATAACGTTAAG GCGGTGTATCGAGCTGCTAAGGCATCCATGTCATTGGATTTGCTGAACGAGGCAAAGTCTTATTGTGAAAAGGGAATCGAGAATGATCCGAGTAATGAGGACATGAAGAAGCTTTTAAAACTTGTGAATTcaaagaagcaagagaaagaacaaCATGAGGCTCAAGCCTCACAGGCGGTGGTGGAAGCCAAG GCTTGTCTCTCTGCGATCGAGAACAGAGGAGTGAAGATTGGCAAAGCAATGTACCGAGAACTCACTGGTTTGAAGAAGCCAATGTTAGATAAAAACAACATCCTTCATTGGCCTGTCCTGCTTCTTTACGCTGAGGCCATGACAAGTGACTTTGTTGAGGACTTTTGTGAAACAGACATGTTTGCAACTCATCTTGATATG ATGTTTTCAGAGGACAGCCCGCCGCTGCCATGGGATAAAAACAACGAATACTCACGTGATGTTATTGAGCTTTACTACGAG GCGAGTTCAGGAACTCCATTGCCTAGGAGTAGAGTTCTCCAGTATCTTTTAGAAGGTACAAAAGGTTCTCAAGCTGAAACTACCGGAGAAGAGGACACAAGCGCAACCAAAACACCCTCCTACC TGAAAGGTTCTTCGGGTATGGTTAAAGTGAACGAGAGAAGAACATTGCATGACGTGTTGAAAGAACCTAAGTTTGTCATCCCTGAGATTCCAG TCTTTTACATCGTATCAAAGAGGTCCAAATTCTACAAGGACTTTACCGCTGGAAAATGGACTCCACCAAACTAA
- the TPR2 gene encoding Tetratricopeptide repeat (TPR)-like superfamily protein translates to MRLSPHNVKAVYRAAKASMSLDLLNEAKSYCEKGIENDPSNEDMKKLLKLVNSKKQEKEQHEAQASQAVVEAKACLSAIENRGVKIGKAMYRELTGLKKPMLDKNNILHWPVLLLYAEAMTSDFVEDFCETDMFATHLDMMFSEDSPPLPWDKNNEYSRDVIELYYEASSGTPLPRSRVLQYLLEGTKGSQAETTGEEDTSATKTPSYLKGSSGMVKVNERRTLHDVLKEPKFVIPEIPVFYIVSKRSKFYKDFTAGKWTPPN, encoded by the exons ATGAGGTTATCTCCTCATAACGTTAAG GCGGTGTATCGAGCTGCTAAGGCATCCATGTCATTGGATTTGCTGAACGAGGCAAAGTCTTATTGTGAAAAGGGAATCGAGAATGATCCGAGTAATGAGGACATGAAGAAGCTTTTAAAACTTGTGAATTcaaagaagcaagagaaagaacaaCATGAGGCTCAAGCCTCACAGGCGGTGGTGGAAGCCAAG GCTTGTCTCTCTGCGATCGAGAACAGAGGAGTGAAGATTGGCAAAGCAATGTACCGAGAACTCACTGGTTTGAAGAAGCCAATGTTAGATAAAAACAACATCCTTCATTGGCCTGTCCTGCTTCTTTACGCTGAGGCCATGACAAGTGACTTTGTTGAGGACTTTTGTGAAACAGACATGTTTGCAACTCATCTTGATATG ATGTTTTCAGAGGACAGCCCGCCGCTGCCATGGGATAAAAACAACGAATACTCACGTGATGTTATTGAGCTTTACTACGAG GCGAGTTCAGGAACTCCATTGCCTAGGAGTAGAGTTCTCCAGTATCTTTTAGAAGGTACAAAAGGTTCTCAAGCTGAAACTACCGGAGAAGAGGACACAAGCGCAACCAAAACACCCTCCTACC TGAAAGGTTCTTCGGGTATGGTTAAAGTGAACGAGAGAAGAACATTGCATGACGTGTTGAAAGAACCTAAGTTTGTCATCCCTGAGATTCCAG TCTTTTACATCGTATCAAAGAGGTCCAAATTCTACAAGGACTTTACCGCTGGAAAATGGACTCCACCAAACTAA